The DNA window CtcgaaaacaaaacaacaacaacaacaacaaaacatgaggTCCGTTTCTGCTCTCTGGAGAACGATCGGGATGGTCGTGACGGTGGCGTTCATGTCGGCGTGCAGAGCATCGGAGTACGAGTACGTGAGTTGGAAGAAGGAGAGCGCGGGGCCCATCTACGGCAAGACCCCCCAGTGCGTGGGGATCCCGGAGGACCTGCGGCTCTGCCACGGCGTGGGCTACACTTCGATGCTGCTGCCCAACCTGCTGGAGCACGAAACGATGGCGGAGGTGAAGCAGCAGGCCAGCAGCTGGGTGCCGCTGGTGCACAAGAGGTGCCACACTGGCACGCAGATCTTCCTCTGCTCGCTCTTCGCACCCGTGTGCCTGGATCACCCCATCTACCCGTGCCGGAAGCTGTGCGAGGCGGTGCGGGACGGCTGCACCCCAATCATGGAGGCGTTCGGCTACCCGTGGCCGGAGATGCTCACCTGCGACAAGTTTCCCGAACATGACGTGTGCATTGCCATGACGCCCAACGTCACTGAGACCGTCGAGACTACAGGTAAGGACACGTCCCGACACTCCGGATAGTCATAATAATCATCataattcattcattaaaaagcaaattattaCTAGTAGTTTTGATGTGGATGTAATATCATCTTCTTCTTAAAAGTAACGCGtatgtttttttggttgttgttgttttttttgcctaaatcgttttttgacaaaaaagtgACGACATGGAAGGTTAGTTCTTCACGTCGGTGATGGCTGGAGAAGATCACTAACGTTGAACATATTCATAAATGAATCGATAAATWATTTATAAGAGTTccaaagaaatgataaaaacagtTAACAACTATTTCcgtcatttcttttgtttcaaggtaataataataataataataataataattaattaattaaaaaagctATATAT is part of the Poecilia reticulata strain Guanapo linkage group LG9, Guppy_female_1.0+MT, whole genome shotgun sequence genome and encodes:
- the sfrp1a gene encoding secreted frizzled-related protein 1a, whose product is MRSVSALWRTIGMVVTVAFMSACRASEYEYVSWKKESAGPIYGKTPQCVGIPEDLRLCHGVGYTSMLLPNLLEHETMAEVKQQASSWVPLVHKRCHTGTQIFLCSLFAPVCLDHPIYPCRKLCEAVRDGCTPIMEAFGYPWPEMLTCDKFPEHDVCIAMTPNVTETVETTGSSPICPPCDNEMKTDTMLEHMCASEFAIKAKIKEVKRENTDRKVILQKRKKLIKQGNLKKKDLKKLVLYLKNGADCPCQQLDNIVNQYLLMFRKVDKQYLLTGIHKWDKSNTEFKKAMKTLKTHQCPEFTNVFK